The proteins below come from a single Anguilla rostrata isolate EN2019 chromosome 3, ASM1855537v3, whole genome shotgun sequence genomic window:
- the nkrf gene encoding NF-kappa-B-repressing factor — MAEGIDVGEMPSFQLVPSSEAKKRPISSDGREEPMRKMPVSKFGPRPRFEPVHFVSSGTTGGGGGGGTDEKENEKERRRGEMNSMRQRDFESLSSYGSRPYSSPGSSSFSQSATPYSSDSWARRRDRDRDRDMAASTSSGLGFGSRGCSSNFMARTQQDYSARYEAHGARQSDSSFQARRFEDFRGGSRSGGSWDSGRQGIGFGHQDRPPSSRPFSRVYSSPGDSSPSSQFGSGSSQPAPISHATLDEKQRLIARVSAAMAITFKDPTSMSGPDTPNYNFILSRSIQACKTNPEYIYVNLKDIQPSDLPKNRKVPSDGYACELRCQCVYLSTGYSGSKNGARDRASEQAVKLFLKPVEVRVVQRKYRHTYVNDIVVCQMHSPTPAFLPALRNPEDKPPPSSKGQYEHDRRKHWTEFVIVDNAHDAICILNNSAAFNRMKIDYRFDPVPNSSVWQCSVYLQDELVAQANGNKKTSKHAAAEEALRKLRLNQAAKQQEQQISRGNHHYSEPSGSRYGHHGGRKKHLSELVILENSDNAICIINDTAQFNKVSADYKFMVLPDHRWRCEVYLEGQYVAAGVGPKKTVKHIAAEEALATLRQTQAVVKSNLRKEGNVDAISRNQILARSGEEATRQEIKEDNIGNQLLRKMGWKGGGLGREGDGISEPIKVKEQFSREGLGLDADKPMNQLSKRDIEDIIRNYASSERQDELRFSTELNNDERKQIHQISQKYGLRSKSYGQGRQRFLIVSRKVHKDQLIGQLLQEGQVGRYELVKPQASH; from the exons ATGGCAGAAGGGATTGATGTTGGCGAGATGCCCTCTTTCCAGCTGGTTCCCAGTTCTGAAGCAAAAAAGAGGCCGATTTCATCTGATGGCA GGGAAGAGCCTATGAGGAAGATGCCTGTGTCCAAGTTTGGTCCTCGACCCCGGTTTGAGCCTGTGCACTTTGTGAGCAGCGGCACCACTGGTGGCGGGGGTGGCGGCGGCACGGATGAGAAGGAGAACGAAAAGGAGCGCAGGAGGGGCGAGATGAACAGCATGCGACAGAGGGACTTTGAGAGCCTGTCGTCATATGGCAGCAGACCGTACAGCTCCCCCGGGTCGTCCTCTTTTTCCCAGAGCGCCACACCGTACTCGTCCGACTCCTGGGCCCGCaggagggacagggacagggaccgAGACATGGCCGCCAGCACCTCCAGTGGCCTGGGATTCGGGAGCCGAGGGTGCTCCTCAAACTTTATGGCGAGAACGCAGCAGGACTACTCTGCCAGATATGAAGCGCACGGCGCCAGGCAGTCAGACTCCTCTTTTCAGGCCCGTAGGTTTGAGGATTTTCGGGGAGGCAGCCGTTCCGGAGGCAGCTGGGATTCGGGGCGTCAGGGCATAGGCTTCGGGCACCAGGACAGGCCTCCTTCCAGCAGGCCTTTTAGCAGGGTCTACAGCAGCCCTGGGGACAGCAGCCCATCTTCCCAGTTTGGGTCTGGCTCTTCTCAGCCTGCTCCCATCTCCCATGCTACGCTGGACGAGAAGCAGAGGCTTATTGCCCGGGTGTCGGCAGCCATGGCCATCACTTTCAAAGACCCTACGTCCATGAGCGGCCCTGACACGCCAAACTACAACTTCATCCTGAGTCGCAGTATCCAGGCCTGCAAAACCAATCCAGAGTACATCTATGTCAACCTGAAGGACATCCAACCTTCAGACCTGCCCAAGAACAGGAAGGTCCCCTCAGACGGTTATGCCTGTGAGCTGAGATGccagtgtgtgtacctgtccACTGGGTACTCTGGCAGTAAAAATGGGGCCCGGGACCGGGCATCTGAGCAGGCGGTTAAGCTCTTCCTAAAGCCCGTGGAGGTGCGGGTCGTGCAGCGTAAGTACAGGCACACGTACGTCAATGACATAGTGGTGTGCCAGATGCACTCCCCAACCCCGGCCTTCCTGCCTGCACTACGCAACCCTGAGGACAAGCCACCACCCAGCTCCAAGGGCCAGTATGAGCACGACCGTCGCAAGCACTGGACCGAGTTCGTTATCGTGGACAACGCCCACGATGCCATCTGCATCCTCAACAACTCGGCCGCCTTCAACCGGATGAAGATCGACTACCGGTTCGATCCGGTACCTAACAGCAGCGTctggcagtgcagtgtgtacttGCAAGACGAGCTGGTGGCACAGGCTAACGGGAACAAGAAAACCTCCAAGCACGCAGCTGCGGAGGAGGCCCTGAGGAAGCTTCGCCTCAACCAGGCAGCcaagcagcaggagcagcagatcTCCAGGGGGAATCACCACTACTCTGAGCCCTCAGGCAGCCGCTACGGCCACCATGGCGGCAGGAAGAAGCACCTCAGCGAGCTGGTCATCCTGGAGAACTCGGACAACGCCATTTGTATCATCAACGACACGGCGCAGTTCAACAAGGTGTCCGCTGACTACAAGTTCATGGTGCTGCCAGACCACCGCTGGAGGTGCGAGGTGTACCTGGAGGGCCAGTATGTGGCGGCCGGCGTCGGACCCAAGAAGACGGTGAAGCACATTGCTGCAGAGGAGGCCTTAGCCACTCTCAGGCAGACTCAGGCTGTGGTCAAGTCCAATTTGAGGAAGGAGGGCAACGTTGATGCCATCTCCCGAAACCAGATCCTGGCCCGGTCTGGGGAGGAGGCCACCCGCCAGGAGATCAAGGAAGACAACATCGGGAACCAGCTGCTGCGCAAGATGGGCTGGAAGGGCGGCGGGCTTGGCCGGGAGGGGGACGGTATCTCGGAGCCCATCAAGGTCAAAGAGCAGTTCTCCAGGGAGGGGCTCGGACTGGACGCGGACAAGCCCATGAACCAGCTCAGCAAGCGCGACATAGAGGACATCATCCGCAACTACGCCAGCTCGGAACGGCAGGACGAGCTGCGCTTCTCCACGGAGCTGAACAACGACGAGCGCAAGCAGATCCACCAGATATCCCAGAAGTACGGCCTGCGCAGCAAGTCCTACGGCCAGGGCCGGCAGCGCTTCCTCATTGTCAGTCGCAAGGTCCACAAGGACCAGCTCATTGGccagctcctgcaggagggTCAGGTGGGCCGATACGAATTGGTAAAACCGCAGGCCTCGCACTGA
- the septin6 gene encoding septin-6 isoform X3, with translation MAATEIARQAGEGARSVPLSGHVGFDSMPDQLVNKSVNHGFCFNILCVGETGLGKSTLMDTLFNTKFEGEPTQHNQPGVQLKSNTYELQESNVRLKLTVVNTVGFGDQINKEDSYKSIVEFIDAQFEAYLQEELKIKRTLHSYHDTRIHACLYFIAPTGHSLKSLDLVTMKKLDSKVNIIPIIAKSDAISKSELTKFKIKITSELVSNGVQIYQFPTDDETVAEINSTMNSHLPFAVVGSTEEVKIGNKMVKARQYPWGTVQVENESHCDFVKLREMLIRVNMEDLREQTHTRHYELYRRCKLEEMGFKDTDPDSKPFSLQETYEAKRNEFMGELQKKEEEMRQMFVQRVKEKESELKEAEKELHEKFDRLKKLHQDEKKKLEDKRKGLDDELNAFKQRKTAAELLQSQAQQAGGSTTLKREKERKNFF, from the exons ATGGCGGCCACTGAGATAGCACGGCAAGCG GGAGAAGGCGCACGCTCAGTCCCGCTGTCAGGCCATGTGGGTTTTGACAGCATGCCTGACCAGCTGGTCAACAAATCTGTCAATCATGGCTTCTGCTTCAACATCCTCTGTGTGG GGGAGACCGGTCTGGGGAAGTCCACTCTCATGGACACCTTGTTCAACACCAAATTCGAAGGGGAGCCCACACAGCACAACCAGCCCGGCGTCCAGCTCAAGTCCAATACCTACGAGCTGCAGGAGAGCAACGTGCGCCTCAAGCTGACCGTGGTGAACACCGTGGGTTTCGGGGACCAGATCAACAAAGAGGACAG CTATAAATCCATTGTGGAGTTCATTGACGCCCAGTTTGAGGCCTACCtccaggaggagctgaagatcAAGCGCACACTGCACAGCTACCACGACACGcgcatccacgcctgcctctaCTTCATCGCCCCCACGGGACACTCGCTCAAGTCCCTGGACCTGGTCACCATGAAGAAACTGGACAGcaag GTGAACATCATCCCCATCATCGCCAAATCAGATGCCATCTCCAAGAGCGAGCTCACCAAGTTCAAGATCAAAATCACCAGCGAGCTGGTCAGCAACGGCGTGCAGATCTACCAGTTCCCCACCGATGACGAGACGGTCGCGGAGATAAACTCCACCATGAAC AGCCATTTGCCCTTTGCAGTCGTGGGCAGCACGGAGGAGGTGAAGATCGGGAACAAGATGGTGAAGGCACGGCAGTACCCCTGGGGCACGGTTCAGG TGGAGAACGAGAGCCACTGTGACTTTGTGAAGCTGAGGGAGATGCTGATCCGGGTGAACATGGAGGACCTGCGGGAGCAGACGCACACCCGTCACTACGAGCTCTACCGCCGCTGCAAGCTGGAGGAGATGGGCTTCAAGGACACCGACCCCGACAGCAAGCCCTTCAG TCTGCAGGAGACGTACGAGGCCAAGAGGAACGAGTTCATGGGAGAGCtgcagaagaaggaggaggagatgaggcAGATGTTTGTTCAGAGAGTGAAGGAGAAGGAATCTGAACTGAAGGAGGCTGagaaagag CTGCATGAGAAGTTTGACCGTCTGAAAAAGCTGCACCAGGATGAGAAGAAGAAGCTGGAGGACAAGAGAAAGGGCCTGGACGACGAGCTCAACGCCTTCAAGCAGAGGAAGACTGCTGCAGAGCTGCTGCAGTCCCAGGCACAGCAGGCAGGGGGCTCCACCACGCttaagagagaaaaggagaggaaaaa cttctttTAA
- the septin6 gene encoding septin-6 isoform X1, producing MAATEIARQAGEGARSVPLSGHVGFDSMPDQLVNKSVNHGFCFNILCVGETGLGKSTLMDTLFNTKFEGEPTQHNQPGVQLKSNTYELQESNVRLKLTVVNTVGFGDQINKEDSYKSIVEFIDAQFEAYLQEELKIKRTLHSYHDTRIHACLYFIAPTGHSLKSLDLVTMKKLDSKVNIIPIIAKSDAISKSELTKFKIKITSELVSNGVQIYQFPTDDETVAEINSTMNSHLPFAVVGSTEEVKIGNKMVKARQYPWGTVQVENESHCDFVKLREMLIRVNMEDLREQTHTRHYELYRRCKLEEMGFKDTDPDSKPFSLQETYEAKRNEFMGELQKKEEEMRQMFVQRVKEKESELKEAEKELHEKFDRLKKLHQDEKKKLEDKRKGLDDELNAFKQRKTAAELLQSQAQQAGGSTTLKREKERKNNPWLCTE from the exons ATGGCGGCCACTGAGATAGCACGGCAAGCG GGAGAAGGCGCACGCTCAGTCCCGCTGTCAGGCCATGTGGGTTTTGACAGCATGCCTGACCAGCTGGTCAACAAATCTGTCAATCATGGCTTCTGCTTCAACATCCTCTGTGTGG GGGAGACCGGTCTGGGGAAGTCCACTCTCATGGACACCTTGTTCAACACCAAATTCGAAGGGGAGCCCACACAGCACAACCAGCCCGGCGTCCAGCTCAAGTCCAATACCTACGAGCTGCAGGAGAGCAACGTGCGCCTCAAGCTGACCGTGGTGAACACCGTGGGTTTCGGGGACCAGATCAACAAAGAGGACAG CTATAAATCCATTGTGGAGTTCATTGACGCCCAGTTTGAGGCCTACCtccaggaggagctgaagatcAAGCGCACACTGCACAGCTACCACGACACGcgcatccacgcctgcctctaCTTCATCGCCCCCACGGGACACTCGCTCAAGTCCCTGGACCTGGTCACCATGAAGAAACTGGACAGcaag GTGAACATCATCCCCATCATCGCCAAATCAGATGCCATCTCCAAGAGCGAGCTCACCAAGTTCAAGATCAAAATCACCAGCGAGCTGGTCAGCAACGGCGTGCAGATCTACCAGTTCCCCACCGATGACGAGACGGTCGCGGAGATAAACTCCACCATGAAC AGCCATTTGCCCTTTGCAGTCGTGGGCAGCACGGAGGAGGTGAAGATCGGGAACAAGATGGTGAAGGCACGGCAGTACCCCTGGGGCACGGTTCAGG TGGAGAACGAGAGCCACTGTGACTTTGTGAAGCTGAGGGAGATGCTGATCCGGGTGAACATGGAGGACCTGCGGGAGCAGACGCACACCCGTCACTACGAGCTCTACCGCCGCTGCAAGCTGGAGGAGATGGGCTTCAAGGACACCGACCCCGACAGCAAGCCCTTCAG TCTGCAGGAGACGTACGAGGCCAAGAGGAACGAGTTCATGGGAGAGCtgcagaagaaggaggaggagatgaggcAGATGTTTGTTCAGAGAGTGAAGGAGAAGGAATCTGAACTGAAGGAGGCTGagaaagag CTGCATGAGAAGTTTGACCGTCTGAAAAAGCTGCACCAGGATGAGAAGAAGAAGCTGGAGGACAAGAGAAAGGGCCTGGACGACGAGCTCAACGCCTTCAAGCAGAGGAAGACTGCTGCAGAGCTGCTGCAGTCCCAGGCACAGCAGGCAGGGGGCTCCACCACGCttaagagagaaaaggagaggaaaaa TAATCCCTGGCTCTGCACTGAGTAG
- the septin6 gene encoding septin-6 isoform X2: protein MAATEIARQAGEGARSVPLSGHVGFDSMPDQLVNKSVNHGFCFNILCVGETGLGKSTLMDTLFNTKFEGEPTQHNQPGVQLKSNTYELQESNVRLKLTVVNTVGFGDQINKEDSYKSIVEFIDAQFEAYLQEELKIKRTLHSYHDTRIHACLYFIAPTGHSLKSLDLVTMKKLDSKVNIIPIIAKSDAISKSELTKFKIKITSELVSNGVQIYQFPTDDETVAEINSTMNSHLPFAVVGSTEEVKIGNKMVKARQYPWGTVQVENESHCDFVKLREMLIRVNMEDLREQTHTRHYELYRRCKLEEMGFKDTDPDSKPFSLQETYEAKRNEFMGELQKKEEEMRQMFVQRVKEKESELKEAEKELHEKFDRLKKLHQDEKKKLEDKRKGLDDELNAFKQRKTAAELLQSQAQQAGGSTTLKREKERKNSGFL, encoded by the exons ATGGCGGCCACTGAGATAGCACGGCAAGCG GGAGAAGGCGCACGCTCAGTCCCGCTGTCAGGCCATGTGGGTTTTGACAGCATGCCTGACCAGCTGGTCAACAAATCTGTCAATCATGGCTTCTGCTTCAACATCCTCTGTGTGG GGGAGACCGGTCTGGGGAAGTCCACTCTCATGGACACCTTGTTCAACACCAAATTCGAAGGGGAGCCCACACAGCACAACCAGCCCGGCGTCCAGCTCAAGTCCAATACCTACGAGCTGCAGGAGAGCAACGTGCGCCTCAAGCTGACCGTGGTGAACACCGTGGGTTTCGGGGACCAGATCAACAAAGAGGACAG CTATAAATCCATTGTGGAGTTCATTGACGCCCAGTTTGAGGCCTACCtccaggaggagctgaagatcAAGCGCACACTGCACAGCTACCACGACACGcgcatccacgcctgcctctaCTTCATCGCCCCCACGGGACACTCGCTCAAGTCCCTGGACCTGGTCACCATGAAGAAACTGGACAGcaag GTGAACATCATCCCCATCATCGCCAAATCAGATGCCATCTCCAAGAGCGAGCTCACCAAGTTCAAGATCAAAATCACCAGCGAGCTGGTCAGCAACGGCGTGCAGATCTACCAGTTCCCCACCGATGACGAGACGGTCGCGGAGATAAACTCCACCATGAAC AGCCATTTGCCCTTTGCAGTCGTGGGCAGCACGGAGGAGGTGAAGATCGGGAACAAGATGGTGAAGGCACGGCAGTACCCCTGGGGCACGGTTCAGG TGGAGAACGAGAGCCACTGTGACTTTGTGAAGCTGAGGGAGATGCTGATCCGGGTGAACATGGAGGACCTGCGGGAGCAGACGCACACCCGTCACTACGAGCTCTACCGCCGCTGCAAGCTGGAGGAGATGGGCTTCAAGGACACCGACCCCGACAGCAAGCCCTTCAG TCTGCAGGAGACGTACGAGGCCAAGAGGAACGAGTTCATGGGAGAGCtgcagaagaaggaggaggagatgaggcAGATGTTTGTTCAGAGAGTGAAGGAGAAGGAATCTGAACTGAAGGAGGCTGagaaagag CTGCATGAGAAGTTTGACCGTCTGAAAAAGCTGCACCAGGATGAGAAGAAGAAGCTGGAGGACAAGAGAAAGGGCCTGGACGACGAGCTCAACGCCTTCAAGCAGAGGAAGACTGCTGCAGAGCTGCTGCAGTCCCAGGCACAGCAGGCAGGGGGCTCCACCACGCttaagagagaaaaggagaggaaaaa TTCAGGCTTCCTGTAG
- the sowahd gene encoding ankyrin repeat domain-containing protein SOWAHB, whose protein sequence is MYDSSSIPELSDRISSTAHLNSHLGGAASPMVEEEESGRDTANASGKDSHVSEICRASGDYVSLADRMSRVGTHQASIRRSRLRRQPEISEPCSIGALNTYSVSQKLLGEVTEKGSITPAMRKKYLKDLLVNNGLHSGLGSLLLSSSASSKDCDHDAPYSTEESNTSSAFWVLDPMEHAWMLSIVDGNFDTIVDYLSEDFSLLTRKDFVSGFTVVHWLAKNGRDETLVKLFKYAEREGFPVNVNLKASGGLTPLHVAAMHGQYMVIKILVGAFGADVEVMDYSGRRAWQYLKTNAPAEMRELLDGKDEYEHGAVGYHNANSGSAAQNSNSDVKGEEVEVDSFVRRNNRSMFGSFRKFLSPVINFVNSSMRNPMGTDS, encoded by the coding sequence ATGTATGACAGCTCTAGCATCCCAGAGCTGTCAGATAGGATCAGCTCTACCGCTCATTTGAATTCCCATTTGGGCGGAGCAGCATCGCCGATGGTTGAGGAGGAGGAATCTGGACGCGATACAGCGAATGCCAGTGGAAAAGACTCCCACGTTTCAGAAATCTGCAGGGCGTCTGGCGACTATGTCAGTCTCGCTGACCGTATGTCTAGGGTTGGGACTCATCAAGCTTCGATACGCCGGTCGAGGCTGCGAAGGCAACCGGAGATAAGTGAGCCCTGCTCCATCGGTGCGCTGAACACCTACAGTGTTTCGCAAAAACTACTAGGGGAAGTAACAGAGAAGGGCTCCATTACTCCCGCCATGCGAAAGAAATACTTAAAGGACCTTCTTGTAAACAACGGTTTGCACAGTGGTCTCGGAAGCCTATTACTCTCATCCAGCGCATCTTCTAAAGACTGTGATCACGACGCACCTTATAGCACAGAAGAAAGCAACACCAGCAGCGCATTCTGGGTTTTGGACCCCATGGAGCATGCGTGGATGCTGTCGATTGTGGATGGAAATTTTGACACCATAGTGGATTATCTCTCAGAGGATTTCAGTTTGTTGACTAGAAAGGATTTCGTCAGTGGTTTCACCGTGGTCCACTGGCTAGCAAAGAACGGCAGGGATGAAACACTGGTAAAGCTATTCAAGTACGCTGAAAGGGAGGGGTTCCCAGTGAATGTAAACTTAAAAGCAAGCGGAGGCCTCACCCCCCTTCACGTGGCTGCGATGCACGGTCAGTACATGGTGATTAAAATTTTGGTCGGCGCGTTTGGTGCCGATGTGGAGGTCATGGATTACAGTGGCAGAAGAGCGTGGCAGTACCTGAAGACCAACGCCCCTGCGGAGATGAGGGAGCTATTGGACGGGAAGGACGAGTATGAGCATGGGGCAGTTGGGTATCACAATGCCAACAGCGGGAGTGCTGCACAAAACTCCAACAGTGACGTTAAAGGAGAGGAGGTCGAGGTAGACTCGTTTGTAAGGAGAAATAACCGTTCGATGTTTGGGTCTTTCAGAAAGTTCCTGTCACCGGTAATAAATTTTGTCAACAGCAGCATGAGAAACCCTATGGGCACTGACTCCTAA
- the rpl39 gene encoding 60S ribosomal protein L39, giving the protein MSSHKTFRIKRFLAKKQKQNRPIPQWIRMKTGNKIRYNSKRRHWRRTKLGL; this is encoded by the exons TCTTCCCACAAGACTTTCAGGATCAAACGCTTTCTAGCGAAGAAGCAGAAACAGAACCGACCTATCCCACAGTGGATCAGAATGAAGACTGGCAACAAAATCAG GTACAACTCCAAGAGAAGACACTGGAGGAGGAccaaactgggcttgtaa